Proteins co-encoded in one Arthrobacter alpinus genomic window:
- a CDS encoding YebC/PmpR family DNA-binding transcriptional regulator, protein MSGHSKWATTKHKKAILDSRRAKSFAKLIKTIEVAARGGGADLQGNPALELAVSKAKKTSVPADNIDRAIKRGAGLLGEAVDYQTIMYEGYGPAGSAILIECLTDNKNRAASEVRLAVGRNGGNMGDPGSVAYMFTRKGIVGLPKNDLTEDDLLMAVLDAGAEEVKDQGESFEVISDPQDLPAIRAALTEAGIEYESDEAGFVPSMQVELDVENARKFMKLYDALEDLDDVQNIYSNADMSAEVLAALDED, encoded by the coding sequence ATGTCAGGCCACTCCAAATGGGCAACCACCAAGCATAAGAAGGCAATTCTCGACAGCCGTCGGGCGAAGTCGTTTGCCAAGCTCATCAAGACCATCGAAGTTGCTGCCCGCGGTGGCGGAGCCGACCTCCAAGGCAACCCGGCGCTGGAACTTGCCGTCTCCAAGGCTAAGAAGACCTCGGTTCCCGCTGACAACATTGACCGCGCCATCAAGCGCGGTGCCGGCCTGCTCGGTGAAGCCGTCGATTACCAGACCATCATGTACGAAGGCTACGGCCCGGCCGGTTCAGCGATCTTGATTGAATGTCTGACCGACAACAAGAACCGTGCAGCCTCCGAGGTGCGTTTGGCCGTGGGTCGCAACGGCGGCAACATGGGCGATCCCGGTTCCGTTGCCTACATGTTCACCCGCAAGGGCATTGTGGGTCTGCCCAAGAATGATTTGACCGAAGATGATCTGCTCATGGCCGTCCTGGACGCCGGTGCTGAAGAGGTCAAGGACCAGGGCGAAAGCTTTGAAGTGATCTCCGATCCTCAGGACCTGCCGGCCATCCGCGCAGCCCTGACCGAGGCCGGCATTGAGTATGAGTCCGATGAGGCTGGCTTTGTCCCGTCCATGCAGGTTGAACTCGATGTCGAGAACGCCCGCAAGTTCATGAAGCTCTACGACGCTCTGGAAGATCTGGACGACGTTCAGAACATTTACTCCAACGCAGACATGAGCGCAGAGGTTCTCGCCGCGCTTGACGAGGACTAG
- the ruvC gene encoding crossover junction endodeoxyribonuclease RuvC, translating into MRVLGVDPGLTRCGLGVVDVAPNRQATLVGVGVVGSSHELSLDARLLVIAEAVDQWLDAFKPDVLAIERVFAQTNLSTVMGVAQVSGVVMVSAARRGIPVAMHTPSEVKAAVTGNGRADKEHVTAMVTRLLRLSEPPRPADAADALALAIAHAWRSGNSVGKDSAGTTAAQQLWRDAEAKSQVKKNKEKPNAKWR; encoded by the coding sequence CTGCGTGTTCTAGGAGTTGACCCGGGCTTGACCCGGTGCGGGCTCGGCGTTGTTGACGTCGCCCCCAACCGCCAGGCCACCCTTGTCGGGGTCGGTGTGGTGGGAAGCTCGCATGAATTGAGCCTTGACGCCCGGCTGCTGGTGATCGCGGAAGCGGTGGACCAGTGGCTGGACGCGTTTAAGCCCGATGTTTTGGCCATTGAACGCGTCTTTGCCCAAACCAACCTCAGCACCGTGATGGGTGTGGCCCAGGTATCCGGGGTGGTCATGGTCTCTGCGGCCCGGCGCGGGATCCCGGTGGCCATGCACACGCCGTCGGAAGTGAAGGCCGCTGTCACCGGCAATGGCCGCGCCGACAAAGAGCATGTCACGGCGATGGTTACCCGGCTGCTGCGCCTGTCTGAACCTCCCCGGCCCGCCGATGCTGCGGACGCCTTGGCGCTGGCCATTGCGCACGCCTGGCGCAGCGGGAACTCCGTGGGTAAGGACTCTGCAGGTACGACGGCGGCCCAGCAGCTTTGGCGTGATGCCGAGGCTAAGTCTCAAGTGAAGAAGAACAAGGAAAAGCCTAACGCCAAGTGGCGCTAG
- the ruvA gene encoding Holliday junction branch migration protein RuvA translates to MISFVRGPVASLSLAQAVIDVNGIGMLVHATPKTLGGLRLGEEATLTTAMIVREDSMTLFGFADAGEREVFDTLLTVSGIGPRLALAILSVLEPESIRIGVDTGDGKVFTKVPGVGPKVAGRIVLELKGKLKPTGEAVAAAPAAAAAMEWKDQVVAAMTSLGWNERDALKAIDAAVAAEPELAQGANVPAVLRATLRWLGQDHTRAKSGVR, encoded by the coding sequence ATGATCAGTTTTGTCCGTGGGCCGGTGGCTTCGCTTTCCTTGGCTCAGGCCGTTATCGACGTCAATGGTATTGGCATGCTGGTGCATGCCACACCCAAAACCTTGGGCGGATTGCGGCTGGGGGAGGAGGCAACCCTCACCACTGCCATGATTGTGCGCGAAGATTCCATGACACTTTTTGGCTTTGCCGACGCCGGTGAGCGGGAGGTCTTCGACACGCTGTTGACCGTCAGTGGCATTGGACCTCGCTTGGCGCTTGCCATTCTGTCCGTGCTGGAACCGGAGAGCATCAGGATCGGTGTGGACACCGGCGATGGCAAGGTCTTTACAAAGGTCCCGGGCGTGGGTCCCAAGGTTGCCGGACGCATTGTCCTGGAGCTCAAGGGCAAGCTCAAACCGACAGGGGAGGCCGTGGCCGCTGCCCCTGCCGCAGCTGCCGCGATGGAATGGAAGGATCAGGTTGTGGCCGCCATGACCAGCTTGGGCTGGAATGAACGTGATGCGCTCAAGGCTATTGATGCCGCCGTAGCTGCCGAGCCTGAACTGGCACAAGGCGCCAACGTGCCGGCCGTGCTGCGGGCAACCCTGCGCTGGCTCGGTCAGGACCACACCAGAGCCAAGAGCGGTGTGCGCTAG